A section of the Girardinichthys multiradiatus isolate DD_20200921_A chromosome 5, DD_fGirMul_XY1, whole genome shotgun sequence genome encodes:
- the fabp2 gene encoding fatty acid-binding protein, intestinal → MAFNGTWKVDRSENYEKFMEQMGINMVKRKLAAHDNLKITIEQTGDKFHVKESSTFRSIEINFTLGVTLEYSLADGTELSGAWNQEGDTLKGVFTRKDNGKPLTTIRIIQGDELVQSYSYEGVDAKRIFKRS, encoded by the exons ATGGCCTTCAACGGCACCTGGAAGGTTGATCGCAGTGAAAACTATGAGAAGTTCATGGAACAGATGG GAATTAACATGGTGAAGAGGAAGCTGGCCGCTCATGACAACCTGAAGATCACCATCGAGCAGACTGGAGACAAGTTTCATGTGAAGGAGAGCAGCACTTTCCGCAGCATTGAAATAAACTTCACCCTGGGGGTCACCCTCGAGTACAGCCTGGCAGACGGAACCGAGCTATCA GGTGCCTGGAACCAGGAGGGCGACACACTAAAGGGGGTTTTCACAAGAAAGGACAACGGAAAACCGCTGACAACAATCAGAATCATCCAAGGAGATGAACTCGTTCAG AGTTACAGCTACGAAGGTGTGGATGCAAAGAGGATTTTCAAGAGAAGTTAG